In bacterium, the genomic stretch GTAACTATATCAAAGATAATCAATGATTTATACAAAACTCAAAATTAAATAGGTGAAAAACCATGAAAATAAAATTGATCGCACCGGCAAGAAAACCTGAATGGGGGGAGAGTTTTTGGGATTTGAAGATATTTCAAAATTGTAGACCGATGGGAAGTAATAGATTATAATAATATAAATCAATCTGAGGCGGATTTGAAAAATTTTGAACAATTTTCAATCGTTTGGTCTGATTATATCAAATATAAAATTGGTTTAAGAGGATTTGAATTTTCTAAAATTGAAGATATATTACGATATTCTGCTGAAAGGTATTTTGATACGGTCACAAAACGAATGATTGTAATCGGTAAACACGATAGCCGATTGGTTATGCTGCCATATGAGAAAAAAGAAAACAAAATAATACCAATCACAATTCATGCCACAACGCGCCAGCAAGTTAATTTTCGTCTAAAAACAGGGAGGTTCATATATGAATAAACCAAAAATGAAATATTTCAAAGAAGAAGATATCTTATCTCTCATTATTTCAGATGAACAAGAATTTAACAGTATTGAGTTAAGTCCTAATATTACAGCTGAGTTAAATAAAAATGGTGAATTAATAGGAATAGAGATACTAGATGCGAGTTCTTTTATTCGAGATTCCATTTTAGAGTCAGCTCAAGCGAAAATTTTAGATTTTGCAAAAACAGCATAAATAAGAATGTAGGGGCGGTTCACGAACCGCCCAAAATAAATTTAATAAGAGGGCAATTCGTGAATTGCCCCTACAAAAAACTATGAAAATAAAATTTACCCTGTGAAATAATTTTAAATTCGTATGTATTATGTATATATTTTAAAAAGTAAAAAAGATAATAAATTGTATATTGGGTTTACGTCAAATTTAAAATTAAGATTTGAGTAGCATTGTAAAGGGATGGTCGAATCCACCAAAAACAGGGGTAAGCTGATTTTGATATATTATGAAGCATGTACATTACGTGAGGATGCAACCAGACGTGAAAAGTATTTAAAAACACATTATGGACATATGTTTCTAAAAAAACGGCTCAAATCTTATTTCACGGGGTGAATTGCGCCGGCAAGAAAACCTGAATGGGGGGAGTTTAGGATTAGAAATAAAATAATTAAGATAAAATAAGGAGGCAAATAAAATGTTATTTAATAAGATTATTAAAAAATATTTTATACTTCTTTTATTAATTTTTTTGATTGGTAATGCGGGTTATACGGAAAATGGGGAGAAGATAGAAAATATAAATCCTCCTGACAACTGCGGTGCGAATTGGACAGAAGATATCGATGTGTGCCGCAGGTGCCATAAACAAAGTTCCGGCAGGGACAGTTTTGCCATTCAAGGTTTTTACTCAAGTTCTGATGAATGCGGGGGAAACTCCACTTATGTAGGGCCCATGCAAACAGAGACCACATCGGACGGGAAGCTTATTGTTACACATCCTGATACAACTGTCCTGGTTGGAACAAATTTATGTTTTCCAAATACATTAAAAATAAATGGTTATGCGATTGCTTATTATTACTATGAAGACGGAGTTGTGAAACATGAAGAATGGTGGCCGGATGCTGATACTACCTATACCCGCAGGCATTTTTATCCCGCAGGAGGCGGACATAATTATAAAGTTAAAGTAATTTATTGCAGTAACGGGATGCCGTCATGCGGGACAGGCTGGGTAAGACTTACCAAAGAGTGGACAATAAATATCGGGGGAGAGGAGATTGATCTTACAGTTCCTTATTACAGCCAGCTGGATTCAACGAGCTGGAACGGCAATGATTCTACGGGATGGGCAAATGAAGTTTATGACAGTGTCCGGCCGCCAAAGAATAAAATAAAAAATCTGGGTTGTGTGTTGACGGATTTGGTAATGGT encodes the following:
- a CDS encoding GIY-YIG nuclease family protein encodes the protein MYYVYILKSKKDNKLYIGFTSNLKLRFE
- a CDS encoding DUF2283 domain-containing protein, which produces MNKPKMKYFKEEDILSLIISDEQEFNSIELSPNITAELNKNGELIGIEILDASSFIRDSILESAQAKILDFAKTA